The Episyrphus balteatus chromosome 4, idEpiBalt1.1, whole genome shotgun sequence genome includes a window with the following:
- the LOC129919796 gene encoding guanine nucleotide-binding protein subunit beta-2 has translation MVKDDPETAALKQEINDMIQKFKDAGKAQADCKLEEKCSDMADVPKIRLMSKKILKGHINKVNSVHFAGDNRHCVTGSLDGKLIIWDTWTANKIQVIPLRSAWVMTVAFSPSGNFVACGGMDNQCTIYDVNNRDASGVAKMTRELLGYEGFLSSCRFLDDNTLITGSGDMKICHWDLEKGVKTMDFNGHAGDIASISLSPDMKTYITGSVDKTAKLWDVREEKHKQMFFGHEMDVNSVCYHNSGYAFSTCSEDQTARLYDIRSDQQIGHYEPPNKNTGFTSCALSYSGRYLICGAVEGNIHAWDTMKVVHNGILTGHENRITCIAMTPNGMCLASTSWDQQVRIWV, from the exons ATGGTGAAGGACGATCCTGAAACAGCTGCTCTCAAGCAGGAAATTAACGAtatgatacaaaaatttaag gatGCAGGAAAAGCTCAAGCTGATTGTAAATTAGAGGAAAAGTGCTCGGATATGGCAGATGTACCGAAAATAAGACTTATGTCGAAAAAGATCCTTAAAGGACACATCAATAAAGTTAATTCGGTACATTTTGCTGGTGATAATAGGCATTGCGTTACAGGATCGTTGGATGGCAAACTAATTATATGGGACACATGGACTGCTAATAAAATTCAA GTCATACCACTTAGATCGGCTTGGGTTATGACGGTGGCTTTTTCACCATCGGGAAATTTCGTCGCTTGCGGAGGAATGGACAATCAGTGCACAATCTATGATGTCAACAACCGAGATGCATCTGGTGTAGCTAAGATGACCAGAGAACTGCTGGGCTATGAAGGATTTTTGAGCTCATGCCGATTTCTCGACGACAATACACTTATAACTGGCTCAGGAGATATGAAAAT TTGCCATTGGGATCTCGAGAAGGGTGTCAAAACGATGGACTTTAACGGACATGCTGGTGATATTGCATCAATTTCGCTTTCACCTGACATGAAAACCTATATAACTGGTTCTGTGGACAAAACGGCTAAACTTTGGGATGTACGTgaagaaaaacacaaacaaatgtTTTTCGGACATGAAATGGATGTTAATTCTGTTTGC TATCACAATAGTGGATATGCATTTTCAACTTGTTCAGAAGATCAAACGGCCCGTTTATATGATATAAGGTCTGATCAACAAATTGGTCATTATGAGCCACCAAACAAAAATACTGGTTTTACATCTTGTG ctttatcTTATAGTGGAAGATATCTTATTTGCGGTGCAGTTGAGGGTAATATTCATGCGTGGGATACCATGAAAGTTGTCCACAATG GAATACTTACTGGACATGAGAACCGAATTACATGCATAGCCATGACACCAAATGGCATGTGTTTAGCTTCAACTAGCTGGGATCAGCAAGTCCGCATCTGGGTCTAA